Below is a window of Myroides profundi DNA.
AGCATAGGATACCCCCTAATAGACAATATGTTTATTAGGGGGTATTTGTTTTTATAAAAAGAGCTCAAGGTTATTTATCTTGAGCTCTTTCTTGTATTATACCTTCTCCTATTTGAACAGGAGCTCCTAGATGTTTAGGCTTTTTGTTGATTAGGTTATCTAGTAATACTTTAACTCTAGCGAATTTTTCTCTAAGCATGGTTTTAAAACCAAAGTTACGAGAGACATCTTGCGCATTATAAGCAACTGTATTAAGGTCTAGATGATTAGCAATGTATACAGCTCTTTCATTGTGAAACGGTTGAGAGATAATCGTAAAACTATCTTGTCCGAATATAGCTTGCATTCGATAGACAGAATCTAATGTACGTAGTCCTGCATAATCTAGGTATATCTTTTCTTTAGGAACACCCTGTTCTATTAGGGCTTGTTCCATATCTTTAGGTTCGTTATAGTCATTGCGACTGTGGTCACCACTTACTACAATATAATCTATTTTACCTGCCTTGTAGAGAGCTGCTGTAGCTTCTATTCGATAAGTGAAGTAATAGTTCAAATAGCCTCCTGCAAGTAATTTAGTAGTTCCAAGTACCATACCCACTTTGTTGTGAGGTATTTCATGTACAGAGCTGTACAGTTGGTCTTTGGTTGTATTAGTTACCCTATAATTCGCAAACCATATAAGGAATAAAGCGAGTAGTGCTAAGTAGAAAGTGTATTTAAAGATCTTTTTCATAGTTGTATAATAGCAATTGTTAAGATCAAATATAAAGCAAAAAACGTTAGTACTAATACCAACGTTTTTTATTCTTTTTAGAGTTTTCTGATTTACGAGAATTGCTCTGACCAGGTTTTTTTCTATAATCTTTTTTAGGAGTTTGACCATCTTTAGTGGTAGTCTCTTTCCAAGGGAAAGGATGATCCGTAACAATCTTTGGTTGTAATCTACCGAACTTACAAATAGCCTCCCAATAGGTCTTCTCAGATTTATCACAGAAAGAAATAGCTACTCCATCATTACCAGCTCTACCAGTACGACCTATACGGTGTACAAAGGTTTCAGGGATATTCGGTAAGTCGTAGTTAATTACAACAGGTAGATTATCTATATCGATACCACGAGCAGCTATATCAGTAGCTACTAGTACTTTTGTTTCTTTGTTTTTAAAGCTATCTAAAGCAGCTTGTCTAGCTGTTTGTGACATATCTCCATGGAATGGCTCAGCATTGACACCGTTCTTTTTAAGTGATTCTACTACAGTATCAGCACCTGCCTTTGTACGAGTAAAGACAAGTACATCAGATAACTTTTCGTTACGAATGATATGGTATAATAACTTTTTCTTGTCTCCTTTCTCTACGAAGTACACTTTTTGTTTAACAGATTGTGCCGTTGAAGAGATAGGATCTACTGCTACATATTCTGGCTTTTGTAAGAATTCATGAGCTAACTCTCTAATAGGAAGTGGCATCGTAGCAGAGAATAATAGGGTCTGTCTATTAGAAGGAGTAAGTTGTATTAACTTTTTGACATCATCAATGAATCCCATATCTAACATTAAGTCTGCTTCATCTAATACTAAAAAGTGTAGATGATCTAGGTCTAAGTGTTTTTGTTTATATAAGTCCAATAGACGACCAGGAGTACCAATGATCACATCTGCACCTTTGTTTAATTGTTCTATTTGGGGCTTGATAGACATACCTCCATATAGTGTGATATACGTCACATTAGTATACTTAGCATATTTTTCGAAGTTATCGCCTATCTGAACAGCTAGTTCACGAGTAGGAGTAACGATAAGTACTTTAGCTTTCTTTGCTTTTTTAGTATTTCCAAGTTTGTGTAAATAGTGAATAATAGGCATTGCAAAGGCAGCTGTTTTACCTGTACCAGTCTGTGCACATCCTATTAGATCTTTTTCAGCTAAGATAAAAGGGATTGCTTTTTGTTGAATAGGAGTAGGTTCTTTGTAACCTAACTCATCTATGGCACGTAATATATTCTTATTTAATTGTAAGTCTTCGAATGTCATATACTTCATCTATTTATTGATACAAAGGTACTTCATTTTATTTTTATTACATGAAGTGCTATTGATAAGCTTTTTCTTTTTGTATTGTATGTATAGTAGTGCTCCTTGTTGTCAGTATATATAGTAACTAGTCTATTTTCTAAGTATCTATTTTTCGTATTAATAAAAAAATGATTAAATTGTAATGTAAATTACTTTATTATGGTTAGACAACTTGAAAAAATATACTATCCTGTGGCAATTATTATGATTGTCATAGTTATCTATGCTGCTATTCAGGATATGATTTATCTATTATTATTTATACCTGTATTGCTACTTTTAGCAATGATTAAGGTTTACACCACTAATCAACGTTTAAAATATGCAGGGATAACTACAACTGCTAAAATAGTGCAATATGAATCATACCTAAACTTCGATGAAGACCTAGCTACTAGCCGTAGAGGAGATGTGAAAAAAGAGATTCTTATTGTGGAGTTCACTACTAAAGACAACAAAATAGTGCGTGGTAAACCTATGCAGTATAAATTGAATAAACCAGAACTAGAAGATACTGACTTCGAGTATCCTTATAATGAAAAATACATAGCTCTACGAGACTATAACCCTGTAGGAGAAGAGTTCGATATTACTTACGATAGAGATAGACCTGATACTTTTACAGCAAAACAGTTTGTAATGGAAGATTTAGGATGGATGCTTAAGTTTATCTATATCTTAAGTGTTATCGTAGTGATATGCTTAGTCTCTGTATTGATAGAATATAATGTAGTAGATACTATAAAAGGTCTTTTCTAAAGAAGGTGATCAGGGATACAATCTATTAGTACTGTAAAGCCATAACTACTAGTATAATATTTATTTTATGAAAGACTTATTCTACGCTGTAGTTTATGTACTATTATTCTACTTACTTGTTATCGTTAGTTTTATACTTGGTCTTAGTGTCTTTGTTGAGGCATCAGGTATACTTTTTTGTTTATTGCTTACATTAGTGGTAAGTGTGGTTATTCTAACCCTATATAAACTTAACAAAAAGTACCTCGTCTATAGTCTGGCAAAAGCATCAATGAAAAGAAGATGGCTGTGGATAGCTGTATTATTATCTCCATTTATAGTTGCAATTATTTTGGCTATAATACAGTATAAAATTTTAGTCATACTGATATATACAAGTCCATTGTTTATCACGAATATAGTTTTTATTCGGATGAATTATAAAAAAGTAAAAGCTCTTCAGAATCACTGAAGAGCTTTTGTTTTTTTATAATCTTATGACGATTAAGTTTCGTCACCTAATAATATTTCTAACATTGTTATCGCTGCGTCACTGATTTTAGTACCAGGACCAAATACAGCTACTGCACCAGCATCGAATAAGAACTGGTAATCTTGAGCTGGAATAACACCACCTACGATAACCATAATATCATCTCTACCGTATTTCTTTAACTCCTCTATTACTTGAGGAACTAATGTCTTATGACCTGCAGCTAGAGAAGAAACTCCTAATGCGTGCACATCATTTTCTACAGCTTGTTTAGCAGCTTCTGCAGGCGTTTGGAATAACGGACCTATATCCACATCAAATCCAACGTCAGCATAACCCGTAGCTACTACTTTTGCACCGCGGTCATGACCATCTTGCCCCATCTTCGCAATCATAATACGAGGACGACGACCTTCTACTTCAGCGAATTTATCAGCTAGTTCACGAGCTTTCTTAAAGCTCTTATCATCTTTTATTTCTTTGCTATACACACCACTTACAGATTGGATTTGTGCTTTAAATCTTCCGAATACGCTTTCTAACGCGTCACTTATCTCTCCTAATGTAGCTCTATGTGTAGCAGCTTCTACAGCTAGAGCTAATAGGTTACCTTCTCCAGTCTTAGCCGATTGTGTTAATGCAGCTAGTGCTTCAGCTACCTTAGTATTATCACGAGTAGCTTTAATATGGTTTAGACGGTCTATCTGAGCCTTGCGCACAGTCTGATTATCTACTTCTAAGATATGTAATGGATCTTCTTTTTCAAGACGATACTTATTTACTCCTACGATAACATCTTGTCCACTGTCAATACGAGCCTGTTTACGAGCAGCTGCTTCTTCTATACGAAGTTTAGGAATACCTGCTTCGATAGCCTTAGTCATCCCACCTAACTCTTCTACTTCTTCTATCAGCGCCCATGCTTTCTCAGCGATCTCTTGTGTAAGGCTCTCTACATAATAGCTACCTGCCCAAGGATCTACTGTTTTACATATTTTAGTCTCTTCTTGTAAGAATATCTGTGTATTACGAGCAATACGCGCAGAGAAATCCGTTGGTAAGGCGATAGCCTCATCTAGCGCATTCGTATGCAGAGATTGTGTCCCACCGAACGCAGCAGCAGCAGCCTCTATAGCAGTACGAGCCACATTGTTAAACGGGTCTTGCTCTGTAAGACTCCATCCTGATGTCTGACAGTGTGTGCGCAGTGCTAATGACTTATCAGATTTAGGTTCGAACTGTTTTAATAACTTAGCCCATAACATACGACCTGCACGCATCTTAGCAATTTCCATGAAGTGATTCATTCCTATCGCCCAGAAGAATGACAGTCGAGGTGCGAAGTCATCTATCTTCATACCAGCATTAAGTCCAGTACGGATATATTCTAGTCCATCTGCCAAGGTATAAGCTAACTCAATATCTGCTGTAGCACCTGCCTCTTGCATATGATATCCAGAGATAGAGATAGAGTTAAACTTCGGCATATGATTACTCGTATAGTCAAAGATGTCAGCGATGATCTTCATAGAAGGAGTAGGTGGGTAGATGTATGTATTACGCACCATAAACTCTTTTAGAATATCATTCTGTATCGTACCTGACAATAGTTTTTTATCTACTCCTTGTTCCATAGCAGCTACAATGTAGAAAGCCAGAACAGGAAGTACGGCTCCGTTCATCGTCATAGATACAGACATCTCGCCTAGAGGTATCTGATCAAATAAGATCTTCATATCTTCTACGCTATCTATTGCTACACCAGCTTTACCTACATCACCTACTACACGTTCGTGATCTGAGTCATATCCGCGGTGTGTAGCTAAGTCGAAGGCTACAGATAGTCCTTTTTGTCCAGCAGCCAAGTTACGTCTGTAGAAAGCATTACTCTCTTCCGCAGTAGAGAATCCCGCATACTGACGTATCGTCCATGGACGGCGTACATACATGGTAGCATAAGGGCCACGTAAGTTAGGCGCAAACCCTGCTCCGAAGCCTATGTGCTCTACTTTATCCAAGTCAGCTTCACTGTAGACTTTATTTATATCAATACCTTCAGCAGTAGTGAAGTCAGATGCTTCTGACTGAGTTCTCACTGTTGAGGTATTTATAGTCAAATGTTGTAAGTCCTTTCTTTTCATGCCTTATTGTTTAGTTGATTTTTCTTCCTCTAATCTATTTTGTTCATAGCTTTCTGCCAGTCGTTTCTCTATAATCGGAACGATAAGCGTCTTACGAGGATTCTGTTTAACAAAAGGGAATAACTCAAGGTCGTGACTCATCATATCTTGAGGATTAGGATACTTATTAGTACCTAATAGGACTTCTTTACCATTGTTGAAAAGCTCTTGTTCTTTTTGAGCACTTTCATTTATTTTTTTCTGGATTGTTCCTTCGATTAGAGAAGTGATTAATCCATCTGCTTTTTCTATTGATTTAAACAGCTCTAATGCTTTCTCAGCTAGTTGATTAGTAAGTGATTCGATATAGTATGCCCCTTCAGCAGGATTGTCCACTGCATCGAAATAACTTTCTTGTTTTAAGATTAAGAGTTGGTTACGAGATATACGATCTCCGAATTCATTCTCTTTGTGATAGATAGCATCATAAGCTAAGTTACTAATCAAGTCAGCACCTCCTAATACAGCACTCATACACTCCGTAGTAGTACGTAGCATATTCACATTATAGTCATATAATGTTTTGTTTCGTTTAGTAGGGATAGCGATGATGTGTATCTTCGTATCGGTGTTGTATTCTTTAGTTACTAGCTCTGCTAGTAAGCGAAGTGCACGTAGTTTTGCTATTTCGAAGAAATAGTTAGTTCCTACAGCCGTTTCTATATAAATAGGAGTATTCTTTAACTCTATTCTGTTGAGGTACTCATTTAGATGAGCTAGTGCGTATGCTAACTGCTGTGTCATATTAGCACCAGCATTTTGGTACACAGTAGCATCTACATGAATAGCTACATTATTAGCTATACCTACACATTCATTTAGATTACTTAGGTCGCTGTTCAGGTTAGTGTGCCAGTTACCATCAGTTGTTAGTTGGTGTATAGGGTCTAATAAGATTGTTATCTTATATCCATTGCTAGTAGCATACGTAGATAACTTTCTAGCATATGCAGTATCTAGGAAGTTAAATACGAAGAAGTATTGGTGCGTTTTTGGTAGTGCAGTTAATAATTCTGTAGCATCTATAGAAGGATTGTCTATCGTGAAGTAGATCACTTCAGCTCCTCTATTAAGTGTATCAAGCGTCTTTGCTATCGATCTCTCAATATCAAAAACGTATACCCTCTGTACAATGTTAAAATGAGAGGTACTAGTCTGTACAGGAATCGGACGGTGATCAGCATCATTGTGATAGAATGGCTTTACCTTAATTCCCTCTAAACTTTCCCAAACAAGTGTTTCATTGTAGTCAGCGCCTTTTAACTCAAACTGTATTTGGTTTTTCCACGCCTTAGAAGAAACTTTTTCAAATTCTTCGAATAATTGGTTAGTCATAATTTTTGGTTGGTAGTGAAACTTATTGTGCAGACAGTGTGTCAAACTCTATAATAAAGACATCTTCATTCTCCCGCTTCATATAATAATTTTCACGAGCATATTTTTCTGTAGCGTCTCCACTTTTTAGACCTTTGATAGCCTGTCTATCTTTTGCTATTTCGTTTTCGAAGTACTTCTTATTGTCCTCCAGCTTGTTAATCTCTTGATCTATAACCCGCTGTTCTAATAAAGAAGAACTGTCAAAAAATATTATCCAAATTACAAATAAAAGACCTACTAAAAAAAAAGGATTTTTTAGTAGGCTTACATATTTATAATTTTTTAGGGTCTCAACTATTTTCATAGCCTAAAGATAGTAAATTAACCGATTTTTTCATTAATAACTGTACGAACAATATCGATGGCAACAGTATTATAGGTATCATTAGGGATAATGATGTCTGCGAATGCCTTAGAAGGCTCGATAAACTGGTCGTGCATCGGCTTTAAAGTTGTTTGATATCTGTTTACCACTTCCATCATATCTCTACCTCTATCAGCTATATCTCTCTTTAATCTTCTAATCAGACGCTCATCAGAATCTGCGTGAACGAATATCTTAATGTCACACATATCGCGTAGCTCTGGATGACATAGAATAAGAATACCTTCTACGATCATTACTTTACGAGGGTGAGTTAAGATATAATCATCAGTACGATTGTGTTTCACGAACGAGTAAACAGGTTGGTTAATACTGTTTCCTTCTTTTAATTCTTTTAGGTGTTTTACCAATAATTCAAAGTCAATTGAACGAGGGTGGTCAAAGTTAATTAACGTTCTTTCTTCTAACGAAAGATTATCAGTCGCCTTGTAGTATGAATCCTGTGATATAACTCCAACTTCGGTTTCCGGTAGTTCATTTATAATTTGTTGAACTACTGTAGTTTTACCACTTCCAGTACCTCCTGCAATTCCTATAATAAGCATGTTATAATATATTTTTAGCAAAAGTATAAATTAATAATCTTGCATAGAAACATTTTTTATTGATTCACTGTTTTTTGGCTTTTATTATCAAAAGTTTAATAAGCTTCTATACGCTGATTCAGACTACTTATATTGATCTGTTTTCTAAAAAAAAGATATTGTTTTTTTATTTTCACCTCCTTTTTTAGTTTTAAAATCTTCTTTTTATAGAATGTATACCCTCTTTTTTTTCTAAAAAGTAGTTTTTAGCGGTCAATATGATTGTTTTTCAAAATAAATGATATACTTTTTTTTAAGTACATTTTTTGTTAATTGATTGATTTATAGTTGCTTGTTTTGTTTTTGTGTTTTTTTACTGTATTGATTATATGTTGCTTAACCCTTGTAAAATATAGGGTTGTATAGAGATTGCTCGACAATACATGGACAATAAGCCGAGTTTAGTGGAGCTGAGGTGTTGTTTGTCGAAGGAGTGATCTTTTAATATCCAAGTATTCTCCTCTAAGAATTATATAAGAGATACGATATGGAAAATAGTGGTAATTATAAGGCAGTATAGTAATGTCATTAAGGATAGGGATAGAAAAAAAGAAGAATAGATTAGAAGGGGAGTCAGCGTGTATGCTGATGTTAGCAAAAATAGGAGGATACTGGTAGTACTTCCATATTAGAATTAATTGGACAATAAGTGGTTAGTATTGGATAAAATACTGATTTAACTAACTGTTTATATTGAATCTAAATAAAAAAGTTATATTTGTGTGATTTAAAGAAATAGAACCAAAGAATAAAACAACAATATGGCAAAGAAAGGTAACATACAGCGCAAAGTATTTACATTAAAGAATAGAGAGTATATCACGCCACATTATATACGTATTACACTAAGCGGAAATGATGTAGCTGATTTTAAGGATACAACGATAGGAGTTAATAATAAAATATTTATCGCTCCAGAAGGATGTGCTGAGGTACACCTACCAGAGTTTGACTTCGAGAAAGGGGCATGGAAGCCTCAAGAGGAATCAATCAAACCTTATGTACGTACTTATACACATAGAGGAATCGATTTAGAAAAGAATGAGTTATACATAGATTTCGTAGCACATGGTGATGAAGGGCCAGCTTCTAACTGGGCTATTAATGCTGAGATCGGTGATCCACTAGGTGTAGCTATGGGATGTGATCCTAGTGAGCTATATCCTGAGGCTGCATGGTATATCCTAGTAGGAGATGGTACAGCTATACCAGTACTAGGAGCTATATTAGAGTCTCTACCTGTAGATGCTAGAGTGAATGCTGTGATAGAGGTAGAAAGTGTAGAGGATATACAAGAACTACCTACTCATGCAGAGTCTAAAATAGAATGGCTGATCAATCCTACTTCTGGGCAAAACTCGGAATTAGCGAAGAGAGCAAAAGAAATCATAGCAGAGCACAGTGATGAGATGTCTAAGTTCGGATATGTGGCAGCTGAGTTTGATACAGTAAAAGAATTGAGAAACTACCTTCGAAAAGAATTAAACTGGACAAAGGATGAGTTGTACGCTTATTCTTATTGGAAGTTTGGTAAGGCAGAGTCTGCTTCTGAAGCTGACCGTAGAGCTGAAAAAGCGAGCTTAGAATAATCAGTTTTTGATAGAAATACTTCATCTTTGTTGTCTTAAAAAATAGAATGATGAAAAGAAGTGTTGTGGTAATATTAACCGCTTTATTAGGTGTGTTTTTCTCACAGTGTAAGGATCGTAAAGAAGTAGAGCAGACTATAGAAGTGCCTACTCCATCAGAACAAAGTAGTATAACTCCTACTGAAGAAGGAGTAGAGGAGAAGGAGGTCATATATGGTACTTATGATGGAAGGTTTCCTTGGACTGAGGAAGGAGAAGATATGGAGGTACTCCAAGTATCTGCTCAGATCAAAGAAGATAATAAGTATGTGTATAGAGTCATTAGCTCCACAGGTACACATCATGAAGAAGGAGAGTGGGAGCTAGAGCAAGATAGACTGTACCTGAGAGAAGATGAGTATAGTGCTGCACATGCGTTCTTAGTAAAAGAAGGCAAATTATACTTTCTAGATAGTGAAGGAGATGTGGTGAATGAGCATGAATCTGGAGATTATATATTAGTGAAGAAATAAAATAGTTTTCCATAAATTGAACAAGAAGAGATGATACGATATTATTGTATTGTCTCTTTTTTTTGTTTTAAAGAGGGTAGTACTTTATTAACTAAGAGTAAGGTTATTCTTTATAGTCATCTCTTATATGAGAATAGAGAAGAGATATTATGGTAAGATTTTTTAAAACAGAGATGATTGAGCTTTACAGTTTGTTTAAAAAAGTTGTTTTAAAGTATTGGTTATTAAATAAAGTGTTTATATTTGTCCCAAATCAATGAAGAAAATGTTTATATCAATTATAAAGAAGGGAAAGAAACAGTACTTACGTCCGACGTCGTGAGCAGCTTTCCTATGGATATGAACTAAAGATATACTAAAGGGGCTTGTCATCACGACAAGCCCCTTTTTTTTGGTTTATGGTCAGAGGGTATTACAGAATAGTATAGTTTTTGATCAGAGTAAAGAGAATACATTTAATAACAAATTAATTTTATATGAAAGTTTTAAAATTTGGAGGTACTTCAGTAGGAAGCCCAGAAAGGATGCAACAGTTGTTGCCGATTATTCATTCGCAGCAAAGCGATCGTCATTTAGTAGTCTTATCTGCTGTGTCAGGTACTACTAATGCCTTAGTAGGAATAGCAGAAGCGTATACTAATGGCAAAAAGGAGGATGCAAAGAAACAAATCGATAACCTATATGCTACTTATAAAACTTTCATAAAGCAATTATTTAAAACAGAGGAGGGTCTGCGGATGGCGACAGAAGTAATAGATCACCACTTTAATTTGTTAGAGTCTTTTAGCAATGATCTATTTACTGCTATAGAAGAAAGAATAGTATTAGCACAAGGAGAGTTACTATCTACTACGCTATTTCACTTTTACTTAAAAGAGATTGGGGTAAGCTCTGTGTTACTTCCTGCACTTGATTTTATGCGTATCGATGAAGAACAGGAACCTAATCTTGACTATATCCGTACTCAAGCAAGTACTCTATTAGCACAGTATCCTAAAGATACTTTATTTATTACTCAAGGATATATTTGTCGCAATGCTTTTGGTGAAATAGACAACCTTAGAAGAGGTGGGTCTGACTATACAGCTTCTCTAATAGGGGCAGTGTTACAAGCAGAAGAGATACAAATCTGGACAGATATAGATGGATTCCATAATAACGATCCTCGTTATGTGCCGAATACCAAGCCTATTGCTAATCTGAGCTTTGATGAGGCAGCAGAGTTGGCTTATTTTGGAGCAAAGATTTTACACCCACAGAGTGTATTCCCTGCGAAGAGATTTAATGTACCAGTACGATTATTAGATACGATGGAGTTAAGTGCACCAGGTACTTTAATCTCAGATAACTGCCAGAATGATGATCAGATCGTGGCGATAGCAGCTAAGGATGGTATTACGGCTATACGTATTCACTCTTCGCGTATGTTATTAGCATACGGATTTTTAAGAAGAGTTTTCGAAGTATTCGAACGATATAAAACGCCGATAGATATGATCACTACGTCTGAGGTAGCTGTATCACTAACCATAGATAATACGCAGTATCTAAAAGAGATTATAGAAGAACTAAACTTCTTCGGTCATGTAGAGGTAGATACAGATCAGGCTATCATCTGTATCGTAGGAGATTTTAGAAATAATAAATTAGGACATGCTACTATTGTTTCTGAAGCAGTAAAGCACTTGCCTATCCGTATGATATCGTATGGTGGAAGTGAGCATAATATATCTATTTTAGTTTCAGCTAGTCAGAAGTTAGAAGCATTGAGATCATTACACAGTAGATTATTTTAAACAAGGAATAAGATGACAAGAGAGATAATACAAGAATTAGAAGGAGTAGAGACTCCTTTATATTACTACGATTTACCACTTTTAAGAGAAACGCTATCTGTCGCTAAAAGTGCAGCAGATCGTTTTGGTTATCATATTCACTATGCTATAAAGGCTAATAATAATCCGCGAATCTTAAGAGAGATTAGTGCTCACGGCTTCGGTGCAGACTGTGTGAGTGGGCTAGAGATAGAGCGCTCTATAGCAGAAGGCTTCTCTCCATCAGATATCGTGTTCGCAGGAGTAGGTAAGACAGATAGAGAGATATTAATCGGGTTAGAGAATCAGATTATGTCGTTTAATGTAGAGTCTGTACAAGAGCTACAAGTGATTGGTGATTTGGCTACTAAGCATCAGTTAAAAGGGCGTATCGCTTTGCGTATAAACCCTAATGTCGATGCAAAGACGCATCACTATATCACTACGGGATTAGATGAGAATAAGTTTGGTATCATGATGCATGAGTTAATGAACTGTATTGAGATCATCAATAAGAATGAATATTTAGAATTAATAGGATTGCACTTTCACGTGGGATCACAGATCACGGACCTGAATGTGTTCAAACGTCTATGTCTAAAAGTAAATGAGTGGAATACTTGGTTCTATGAGAGAGGACATGATGTACCTGTGTTAAACTTAGGTGGAGGATTAGGAATTAATTATAGTGAACCTGATGAAGAAGCTATTGTTAACTTTTCTAATTTCTTCTATTTATTCCACGAGTTTTTAGACGTGAGACCACATCAGCAAATTCACTTTGAACTAGGGCGTTCTATCATTGCTAATAGTGGGACTCTGATCAGTAGAGTGTTATATATAAAGGAAGGGTTAAAGAAGAACTTTGCTATTCTAGATGCAGGTATGACAGAATTATTACGACCAGCCTTATACCAAGCGTATCACAAGGTAGAATTACTATCTGATAAATATACAGATGAGGTGACTAACGAAACAGAAGTGAAGTATGATGTAGTA
It encodes the following:
- a CDS encoding SanA/YdcF family protein, translating into MKKIFKYTFYLALLALFLIWFANYRVTNTTKDQLYSSVHEIPHNKVGMVLGTTKLLAGGYLNYYFTYRIEATAALYKAGKIDYIVVSGDHSRNDYNEPKDMEQALIEQGVPKEKIYLDYAGLRTLDSVYRMQAIFGQDSFTIISQPFHNERAVYIANHLDLNTVAYNAQDVSRNFGFKTMLREKFARVKVLLDNLINKKPKHLGAPVQIGEGIIQERAQDK
- a CDS encoding DEAD/DEAH box helicase; this translates as MTFEDLQLNKNILRAIDELGYKEPTPIQQKAIPFILAEKDLIGCAQTGTGKTAAFAMPIIHYLHKLGNTKKAKKAKVLIVTPTRELAVQIGDNFEKYAKYTNVTYITLYGGMSIKPQIEQLNKGADVIIGTPGRLLDLYKQKHLDLDHLHFLVLDEADLMLDMGFIDDVKKLIQLTPSNRQTLLFSATMPLPIRELAHEFLQKPEYVAVDPISSTAQSVKQKVYFVEKGDKKKLLYHIIRNEKLSDVLVFTRTKAGADTVVESLKKNGVNAEPFHGDMSQTARQAALDSFKNKETKVLVATDIAARGIDIDNLPVVINYDLPNIPETFVHRIGRTGRAGNDGVAISFCDKSEKTYWEAICKFGRLQPKIVTDHPFPWKETTTKDGQTPKKDYRKKPGQSNSRKSENSKKNKKRWY
- the scpA gene encoding methylmalonyl-CoA mutase; this translates as MKRKDLQHLTINTSTVRTQSEASDFTTAEGIDINKVYSEADLDKVEHIGFGAGFAPNLRGPYATMYVRRPWTIRQYAGFSTAEESNAFYRRNLAAGQKGLSVAFDLATHRGYDSDHERVVGDVGKAGVAIDSVEDMKILFDQIPLGEMSVSMTMNGAVLPVLAFYIVAAMEQGVDKKLLSGTIQNDILKEFMVRNTYIYPPTPSMKIIADIFDYTSNHMPKFNSISISGYHMQEAGATADIELAYTLADGLEYIRTGLNAGMKIDDFAPRLSFFWAIGMNHFMEIAKMRAGRMLWAKLLKQFEPKSDKSLALRTHCQTSGWSLTEQDPFNNVARTAIEAAAAAFGGTQSLHTNALDEAIALPTDFSARIARNTQIFLQEETKICKTVDPWAGSYYVESLTQEIAEKAWALIEEVEELGGMTKAIEAGIPKLRIEEAAARKQARIDSGQDVIVGVNKYRLEKEDPLHILEVDNQTVRKAQIDRLNHIKATRDNTKVAEALAALTQSAKTGEGNLLALAVEAATHRATLGEISDALESVFGRFKAQIQSVSGVYSKEIKDDKSFKKARELADKFAEVEGRRPRIMIAKMGQDGHDRGAKVVATGYADVGFDVDIGPLFQTPAEAAKQAVENDVHALGVSSLAAGHKTLVPQVIEELKKYGRDDIMVIVGGVIPAQDYQFLFDAGAVAVFGPGTKISDAAITMLEILLGDET
- a CDS encoding methylmalonyl-CoA mutase subunit beta, which encodes MTNQLFEEFEKVSSKAWKNQIQFELKGADYNETLVWESLEGIKVKPFYHNDADHRPIPVQTSTSHFNIVQRVYVFDIERSIAKTLDTLNRGAEVIYFTIDNPSIDATELLTALPKTHQYFFVFNFLDTAYARKLSTYATSNGYKITILLDPIHQLTTDGNWHTNLNSDLSNLNECVGIANNVAIHVDATVYQNAGANMTQQLAYALAHLNEYLNRIELKNTPIYIETAVGTNYFFEIAKLRALRLLAELVTKEYNTDTKIHIIAIPTKRNKTLYDYNVNMLRTTTECMSAVLGGADLISNLAYDAIYHKENEFGDRISRNQLLILKQESYFDAVDNPAEGAYYIESLTNQLAEKALELFKSIEKADGLITSLIEGTIQKKINESAQKEQELFNNGKEVLLGTNKYPNPQDMMSHDLELFPFVKQNPRKTLIVPIIEKRLAESYEQNRLEEEKSTKQ
- a CDS encoding FtsB family cell division protein — its product is MKIVETLKNYKYVSLLKNPFFLVGLLFVIWIIFFDSSSLLEQRVIDQEINKLEDNKKYFENEIAKDRQAIKGLKSGDATEKYARENYYMKRENEDVFIIEFDTLSAQ
- the udk gene encoding uridine kinase — translated: MLIIGIAGGTGSGKTTVVQQIINELPETEVGVISQDSYYKATDNLSLEERTLINFDHPRSIDFELLVKHLKELKEGNSINQPVYSFVKHNRTDDYILTHPRKVMIVEGILILCHPELRDMCDIKIFVHADSDERLIRRLKRDIADRGRDMMEVVNRYQTTLKPMHDQFIEPSKAFADIIIPNDTYNTVAIDIVRTVINEKIG
- a CDS encoding siderophore-interacting protein; its protein translation is MAKKGNIQRKVFTLKNREYITPHYIRITLSGNDVADFKDTTIGVNNKIFIAPEGCAEVHLPEFDFEKGAWKPQEESIKPYVRTYTHRGIDLEKNELYIDFVAHGDEGPASNWAINAEIGDPLGVAMGCDPSELYPEAAWYILVGDGTAIPVLGAILESLPVDARVNAVIEVESVEDIQELPTHAESKIEWLINPTSGQNSELAKRAKEIIAEHSDEMSKFGYVAAEFDTVKELRNYLRKELNWTKDELYAYSYWKFGKAESASEADRRAEKASLE
- a CDS encoding aspartate kinase; the protein is MKVLKFGGTSVGSPERMQQLLPIIHSQQSDRHLVVLSAVSGTTNALVGIAEAYTNGKKEDAKKQIDNLYATYKTFIKQLFKTEEGLRMATEVIDHHFNLLESFSNDLFTAIEERIVLAQGELLSTTLFHFYLKEIGVSSVLLPALDFMRIDEEQEPNLDYIRTQASTLLAQYPKDTLFITQGYICRNAFGEIDNLRRGGSDYTASLIGAVLQAEEIQIWTDIDGFHNNDPRYVPNTKPIANLSFDEAAELAYFGAKILHPQSVFPAKRFNVPVRLLDTMELSAPGTLISDNCQNDDQIVAIAAKDGITAIRIHSSRMLLAYGFLRRVFEVFERYKTPIDMITTSEVAVSLTIDNTQYLKEIIEELNFFGHVEVDTDQAIICIVGDFRNNKLGHATIVSEAVKHLPIRMISYGGSEHNISILVSASQKLEALRSLHSRLF